From a region of the Impatiens glandulifera chromosome 4, dImpGla2.1, whole genome shotgun sequence genome:
- the LOC124933876 gene encoding alpha,alpha-trehalose-phosphate synthase [UDP-forming] 6-like yields MVSRSYSNLLELASGESPAPSFSRVSNRIPRIMTVPGIISDLDDDPSETISTSSISPERIIIVANQLPIRVHRKPDNTKGWIFNWDENSLLLQLKDGLGDENREVIYVGCLKEEIHLNDQEEVSQILLETFKCVPTFLPFDLFTKYYHGFCKQQLWPLFHYMLPLSPDLGGRFNRSLWQAYVSVNKIFADRIMEVINPEDDYVWVHDYHLMVLPTFLRKRFNRVKLGFFLHSPFPSSEIYKTLPIREELLRSLLNSDLIGFHTFDYARHFLSCCGRMLGLSYESKRGYIGLEYYGRTVSIKILPVGIHMGQLQSVLSLPETESKVSDLIKQFHDKERVMLLGVDDMDIFKGISLKLLAMEQLLAQNPEWQGKAVLVQIANPARGRGKDVKEIQSETYATVKRINDSFGKPGYDPVILIDDPLKFYERVAYYAVAECCLVTAVRDGMNLIPYEYVISREGNSRLNSLFGSGEPDPKRSMLVLSEFIGCSPSLSGAVRVNPWNIDAVAEAMVAALEMSDTEKHLRHEKHYKYVSTHDVGYWARSFLQDLERTCKDHSRRRCWGIGFGLSFRVVALDPNFKKLSMEYINSAYKRSKKRAILFDYDGTLMPQSSIDKSPSFETVGILNMLCRDKNNMVIMVSAKRRDTLSNWFSSCEKLGIAAEHGCYLRMERDTEWETCVQIIDCGWKQIAEPVMRLYTETTDGSTIEDRETSLVWCYADADHDFGSCQAKELLDHLESVLANEPVTVKSGQSIVEVKPQGVSKGLVAKRLLNTMQEKGSTPDFVLCIGDDRSDEDMFEVIASSVSGPSMAPNAQVFACTVGKKPSKAKYYLDDASEIVRLMQGLASVSEQAMY; encoded by the exons ATAGAATTCCTCGGATTATGACAGTACCCGGTATTATCTCCGATCTTGACGATGACCCATCTGAAACAATCTCAACTTCATCCATCTCGCCGGAGAGAATAATCATAGTAGCAAATCAGCTCCCAATTAGGGTTCATCGTAAACCAGACAATACTAAAGGTTGGATCTTTAACTGGGATGAAAATTCCCTTCTTCTACAACTAAAAGACGGATTAGGAGATGAAAACAGAGAAGTTATTTATGTTGGTTGTTTAAAAGAAGAAATTCATTTAAATGATCAAGAAGAAGTTTCTCAAATCCTTCTAGAAACATTCAAATGTGTTCCTACTTTCTTACCGTTTGATCTCTTTACAAAATACTACCATGGATTCTGTAAACAGCAATTATGGCCGTTGTTTCATTACATGTTACCGTTGTCGCCGGATTTGGGTGGTCGGTTTAATCGGTCGTTATGGCAGGCTTATGTTTCTGTAAACAAAATCTTTGCAGATAGAATCATGGAAGTTATAAACCCTGAAGATGATTATGTTTGGGTTCATGATTATCATCTTATGGTTTTACCAACATTTTTGAGGAAAAGATTTAACAGAGTAAAACTAGGGTTCTTTCTTCACAGTCCTTTTCCTTCATCTGAGATCTATAAAACATTACCCATTAGAGAAGAACTTCTTCGATCACTTCTCAACTCTGATTTGATTGGATTTCATACTTTCGATTACGCCAGACATTTCCTTTCCTGTTGCGGTCGGATGCTAGGGTTATCATATGAATCGAAACGTGGTTACATAGGTTTGGAGTACTATGGTCGAACTGTTAGCATCAAGATACTCCCGGTTGGAATTCACATGGGTCAACTTCAATCTGTTCTAAGCTTGCCGGAGACTGAATCGAAAGTCTCAGATTTGATCAAACAATTTCATGATAAAGAAAGGGTAATGCTATTAGGGGTTGATGATATGGACATTTTCAAAGGCATTAGCTTGAAACTATTAGCCATGGAACAACTCCTTGCCCAAAACCCTGAATGGCAAGGAAAAGCGGTTCTAGTTCAAATCGCCAATCCAGCGAGAGGTCGAGGAAAGGACGTTAAAGAAATCCAATCCGAAACCTACGCCACGGTTAAGCGAATAAACGACTCGTTTGGGAAACCGGGTTACGACCCGGTTATCCTAATCGACGACCCACTCAAGTTCTATGAGCGGGTCGCGTATTATGCAGTGGCCGAGTGTTGTCTCGTCACTGCGGTAAGGGATGGGATGAATCTCATCCCTTACGAGTATGTAATAAGTCGGGAAGGAAACTCGAGGCTTAACAGCCTTTTTGGGTCGGGAGAACCCGACCCGAAGAGGAGCATGTTGGTGCTCTCGGAATTCATTGGGTGCTCCCCGTCTTTGAGTGGTGCGGTTAGGGTTAATCCGTGGAACATAGACGCGGTGGCGGAGGCGATGGTGGCGGCTTTGGAGATGTCCGACACCGAGAAGCATCTTAGGCAcgaaaaacattataaatacgTGAGCACTCACGATGTCGGGTATTGGGCTCGAAGTTTTCTTCAAGATTTAGAGAGGACTTGTAAGGACCACTCTAGGCGGAGGTGTTGGGGAATCGGGTTTGGATTGAGTTTTAGGGTCGTGGCTCTCGATCCGAATTTTAAGAAACTATCGATGGAGTATATAAATAGCGCGTATAAGAGATCGAAGAAACGTGCCATTCTTTTCGATTACGATGGTACATTGATGCCTCAATCCTCTATCGATAAGAGCCCAAGTTTTGAGACAGTTGGTATTCTAAACATGTTGTGTAGAGACAAGAACAATATGGTTATCATGGTAAGTGCTAAAAGGCGCGACACCTTGTCCAATTGGTTTTCTTCGTGCGAGAAACTCGGGATCGCGGCGGAGCATGGTTGTTACCTAAG GATGGAGCGCGATACAGAATGGGAAACTTGCGTGCAGATTATAGATTGCGGTTGGAAGCAGATCGCTGAGCCCGTGATGCGACTCTACACCGAAACAACCGACGGTTCAACAATCGAAGACCGAGAAACATCTTTAGTTTGGTGCTATGCAGATGCTGATCATGATTTTGGATCATGTCAAGCCAAAGAACTTCTAGATCATCTCGAGAGTGTTCTCGCTAATGAACCTGTTACAGTCAAAAGTGGACAAAGCATAGTCGAGGTTAAGCCACAG GGCGTGAGCAAAGGTTTGGTTGCAAAACGGTTGCTAAATACAATGCAAGAGAAGGGAAGTACGCCGGATTTTGTTTTGTGTATAGGAGATGATCGTTCGGACGAAGACATGTTTGAGGTAATCGCGAGTTCTGTATCGGGGCCATCGATGGCTCCGAATGCTCAAGTCTTTGCGTGTACGGTTGGTAAGAAACCGAGCAAAGCTAAGTATTATTTGGACGATGCAAGTGAAATTGTTAGGTTGATGCAAGGTTTGGCCTCTGTTTCGGAACAAGCAATGTATTAA
- the LOC124934024 gene encoding eukaryotic translation initiation factor 3 subunit A-like translates to MSNFAKPENALKRAEELINVGQKQDALQALHDLITSKRHRAWQKTLERIMFKYVELCVDMRRGRFAKDGLIQYRIVCQQVNVNSLEEVIKHFMHLSTERAENARNQAQALEEALDVDDLEADKRPEDLMLSFVSGEKGKDRSDRELVTPWFKFLWETYRTVLEILRNNSKLESLYAMTAHRAFQFCKQYKRTTEFRRLCEIIRNHLANLNKYRDQRDRPDITAPESLQLYLDTRFEQLKVATELELWQEAFRTVEDIHGLMCMVKKTPKPSLMVVYYAKLTEIFWVSSSHLYNAYAWFKLFSLQKSFNKNLSQKDLQLIASSVVLGALSVSPYDNSHVASHLLLEYEKERNSRMANLIGFSVDPKLENREVLSRSALLSELASKGIMNCVPQEVKDLYNLLELEFFPLDLASRVQPLLVKISKLGGKLSSASSVPEVHLSQYIPSLERLATLRILQQVSKVYQTVKIENLSRMIPFHDFSTVEKIAVDAVNSNFLSLKVDYMKGIVIFGHLGLESSELRDHLTNFTESLNKSRTMIYPPAKKTSKLGDILPGLLETVEKEHKRLLARKSIIEKRKEEQERQLLEVERKEELKRLEVQKITEDAEQRRLAAEFEQRRNQKLKEIEDREMEDVRAMLEDADKRGKKKGKKPLIEGKVTKQSLMELALTEQLRERQEMEKKLQKLAKTMDYLERAKREEASPLIEAAFQSRLVEERELHERQQQVQVEISRQRHDGDRAEKNRLTKLYEHKVQFQEKVTKTRQEEYSKLKAESEERIAEILQQRRQEREYKRKVLFYIDQEEERLRKVREEEEARKLEEETRKKKEEAERRAKLDEIAEKQRQREKELEEKERVRRENIFRRPADEPIRPSVDVPGDATAQVEPSPAVAAPAAAAAAAAPAGGKYVPRFRLSKPDGDGQAPPPAAGGGRWGSGANRDERRDSDRRGYGSTGASSGASKWRS, encoded by the exons ATGTCAAACTTTGCTAAACCTGAGAATGCTTTGAAGAGAGCAGAAG AGTTGATCAATGTTGGGCAAAAGCAGGATGCTTTGCAAGCTCTTCATGATTTGATAACCTCAAAGAGACACCGAGCATGGCAGAAAACACTTGAAAGGATTATGTTCAAGTATGTAGAGCTTTGTGTTGACATGAGAAGGGGTAGATTTGCCAAGGATGGTCTAATTCAGTATCGTATAGTATGCCAACAAGTTAATGTGAATTCACTGGAGGAAGTGATCAAGCACTTCATGCACCTATCCACTGAGAGGGCAGAGAATGCAAGGAATCAAGCTCAAGCCCTTGAAGAAGCTTTAGATGTTGATGATCTTGAAGCTGATAAAAGACCTGAGGATCTTATGTTAAGCTTTGTTAGTGGTGAGAAAGGAAAAGATAGATCTGATCGTGAGCTTGTTACACCATGGTTCAAATTCTTGTGGGAGACATATAGAACAGTCCTTGAAATCTTGAGGAACAACTCAAAACTGGAGAGCCTTTATGcg ATGACTGCACACCGAGCCTTCCAGTTCTGCAAGCAATACAAACGTACTACAGAATTCCGCAGGCTGTGTGAAATCATTAGGAATCATCTTGCAAACCTTAACAAATATAGGGATCAAAGAGATCGTCCTGATATTACTGCACCTGAAAGCTTGCAGCTTTATCTCGATACAAGATTTGAGCAATTGAAAGTTGCAACTGAGCTTGAGCTTTGGCAG GAAGCTTTTCGCACCGTGGAAGACATTCATGGATTGATGTGCATGGTTAAAAAAACTCCAAAGCCATCTCTTATGGTTGTTTACTATGCAAAGCTAACAGAAATTTTCTGGGTCTCTTCCAGCCATCTCTACAATGCTTATGCATGGTTTAAGCTTTTTTCTCTCCAGAAAAGCTTTAACAAGAATCTGAGTCAGAAGGATTTACAGTTAATAGCATCTTCAGTTGTTTTAGGAGCATTGTCAGTTTCCCCATATGATAATTCCCATGTTGCTTCTCATCTGTTGCTTGAATATGAGAAAGAAAGGAACTCAAGGATGGCTAATCTCATTGGTTTTTCTGTTGATCCCAAGCTTGAGAACAGAGAAGTG CTTTCTCGGTCAGCTCTTCTCTCAGAACTG GCTTCTAAAGGTATAATGAACTGTGTTCCCCAAGAAGTAAAGGATCTATACAATCTTTTGGAGCTCGAGTTTTTTCCCCTCGATCTTGCTTCAAGGGTGCAACCTTTGTTggttaaaatatcaaaacttGGGGGTAAGCTGTCTTCAGCTTCTTCTGTACCCGAAGTTCATCTTTCCCAGTATATTCCTTCATTGGAACGACTGGCGACTCTGAGGATTCTTCAGCAG GTCTCTAAGGTCTATCAAACAGTGAAAATTGAGAATCTATCTCGTATGATTCCTTTCCATGATTTTTCTACTGTGGAAAAAATTGCGGTGGATGCTGTCAATAGCAATTTCTTATCCTTGAAGGTTGATTACATGAAGGGAATTGTCATATTTGGCCACTtg GGTCTTGAATCCAGTGAATTGCGGGATCATCTGACAAACTTTACTGAATCACTAAATAAATCAAGAACAATGATATATCCTCCTGCAAAGAAAACATCTAAACTAGGTGATATATTGCCCGGGTTGTTGGAGACTGTTGAAAAGGAACACAAAAGACTTCTCGCAAGAAAATCAATAATCGAGAAGCGCAAGGAAGAGCAAGAACGTCAACTGTTGGAAGTG GAGCGAAAAGAGGAGCTAAAAAGACTTGAGGTTCAGAAAATAACCGAAGATGCAGAACAGAGAAGGCTTGCTGCAGAATTCGAACAGAGGAGAAACCAAAAACTTAAAGAGATAGAAGATCGTGAAATGGAAGATGTGAGAGCTATGCTTGAAGATGCAGATAAACGTGGcaagaagaaaggaaagaaaccACTTATTGAG GGGAAAGTAACGAAACAAAGTCTGATGGAGTTAGCTTTAACCGAGCAACTTCGAGAGAGGCAGGAAATGGAAAAGAAACTGCAGAAATTAGCCAAGACCATGGATTATTTGGAGAGGGCTAAAAGGGAAGAAGCATCTCCTTTGATTGAAGCTGCTTTTCAATCTCGGCTTGTGGAAGAACGTGAACTCCATGAACGCCAGCAGCAGGTTCAGGTTGAAATTAGCCGACAACGACATGATGGAGACCGTGCTGAGAAGAACAGGCTTACTAAGTTGTATGAGCACAag GTACAATTCCAGGAGAAGGTAACAAAAACCAGGCAAGAAGAATACAGTAAACTGAAGGCTGAAAGTGAGGAAAGAATTGCTGAAATTCTTCAGCAGAGGAGACAAGAGAGGGAATATAAGAGGAAGGTTTTGTTTTATATTGATCAAGAGGAGGAGCGTCTGAGGAAGGTTCGGGAAGAGGAGGAAGCTCGTAAACTTGAag aggAGACGAGGAAAAAGAAAGAGGAAGCAGAGAGGAGGGCTAAGTTGGATGAGATTGCTGAAAAGCAGCGTCAAAGAGAGAAAGAACTGGAGGAGAAAGAGCGGGTCAGGAGGGAAAACATCTTTCGTAGACCGGCAGATGAGCCAATTAGGCCATCTGTTGATGTTCCTGGAGATGCAACTGCTCAGGTGGAACCCTCTCCTGCTGTAGCTGCTCCGGCTGCTgcagctgctgctgctgctccGGCAGGAGGGAAGTATGTTCCTCGGTTTAGACTCTCAAAACCTGATGGTGATGGTCAGGCTCCTCCTCCTGCGGCTGGTGGTGGCCGGTGGGGAAGTGGTGCTAACCGAGATGAGAGAAGGGATAGTGACCGAAGGGGTTATGGTTCTACTGGCGCAAGCTCGGGTGCTTCTAAGTGGAGGTCTTAG
- the LOC124934031 gene encoding CRAL-TRIO domain-containing protein YKL091C-like, with the protein MDRIRNGETVITQMRKLVQNLGSSTEKYEEATLMRFLIARSMDPNKAAKMFVEWRKWRTAIVPGGFVNESEVSDELGARKIYLQSQMSKDGYPVLIIKVNKHFPSKDQPQLKKFVIHALDKAIASSVKEREIGNEKLIAIFDLQHITYKNVDARALITSFQFLQAYYPERLAKCYFLHMPSFFVSIWKMVSYFIEKATLDKVVIISNEDAMKEFVREVGEDTLPKEYGGQAELIAIQDVVVTQLHN; encoded by the exons atggATAGAATTAGAAACGGTGAAACGGTGATAACCCAGATGAGAAAATTAGTTCAAAATCTTGGATCATCAACAGAGAAGTATGAAGAAGCAACACTGATGAGATTCTTGATTGCTAGATCGATGGATCCAAATAAAGCAGCTAAGATGTTTGTTGAATGGAGGAAATGGAGAACTGCAATTGTTCCTGGTGGATTTGTTAATGAATCTGAAGTTAGTGATGAATTGGGAGCTAGGAAAATCTATTTGCAAAGCCAGATGTCAAAAGATGGATATCCTGTTTTGATTATTAAGGTTAACAAACATTTTCCTTCTAAGGATCAACCTCAGTTAAAGA AGTTTGTGATTCATGCTCTAGATAAGGCAATTGCCAG ttctgTGAAGGAAAGGGAAATCGGAAATGAGAAGTTGATTGCGATATTTGACTTGCAACATATCACATATAAAAATGTTGATGCTCGTGCGCTCATTACAAGTTTTCAGTTTCTCCAG GCCTACTATCCAGAGAGGTTAGCGAAATGTTATTTTCTACATATGCCTAGTTTCTTTGTGAGTATTTGGAAAATGGTTTCTTACTTCATAGAGAAAGCAACTTTAGATAAG GTTGTAATCATATCTAACGAAGATGCTATGAAAGAATTTGTAAGAGAGGTTGGTGAGGACACATTACCAAAGGAATATGGTGGTCAAGCCGAGCTAATAGCTATACAAGACGTCGTCGTGACTCAATTGCATaactaa
- the LOC124934029 gene encoding CRAL-TRIO domain-containing protein YKL091C-like — protein MDRIRNGETAITQMRKSVQNLGSSTEKYEEATLMRFLIARSMDPNKAAKMFVEWRKWRTAIVPGGFVNESEVSDELGARKIYLQSQMSKDGYPVLIIKVNKHFISKDQPQLKKFMIHVLDKTIASSFKEREIGNEKLIVIVDLQHITYKNVDARALITGFQFLQAYYPERLAKCYFLHMPGFFVRVWKMVSYFVEKTTLDKVVIISNEDATKEFVKEVGEGALPKEYGGQAELIAIQDLVVVTHLHN, from the exons ATGGATAGAATTAGAAACGGTGAAACGGCGATAACCCAGATGAGAAAATCAGTTCAAAATCTTGGATCATCAACAGAGAAATATGAAGAAGCAACACTGATGAGATTCTTGATTGCTAGATCGATGGATCCAAATAAAGCAGCTAAGATGTTTGTTGAATGGAGGAAATGGAGAACTGCAATTGTTCCTGGTGGATTTGTTAATGAATCTGAAGTTAGTGATGAATTGGGAGCTAGGAAAATCTATTTGCAAAGCCAGATGTCGAAAGATGGATATCCTGTTTTGATTATTAAGGTTAACAAACATTTTATTTCTAAGGATCAACCTCAGTTAAAGA AGTTTATGATTCATGTTCTAGATAAGACAATTGCCAG TTCTTTTAAGGAAAGGGAAATTGGAAATGAGAAGTTGATTGTGATAGTTGACTTACAACATATCACATATAAAAATGTTGATGCCCGTGCACTCATTACAGGTTTTCAGTTTCTTCAG GCCTACTATCCTGAGAGGTTAGCGAAATGTTATTTCCTACACATGCCTGGTTTCTTTGTGAGGGTTTGGAAAATGGTTTCTTACTTCGTAGAGAAAACAACTTTAGATAAG GTTGTAATCATATCTAACGAGGATGCTACGAAGGAATTTGTAAAAGAAGTTGGTGAGGGCGCATTACCAAAGGAATATGGTGGTCAAGCCGAGCTAATAGCTATACAAGACCTAGTCGTCGTGACTCATTTGCATAACTAA